A part of Dictyoglomus sp. NZ13-RE01 genomic DNA contains:
- a CDS encoding ABC transporter ATP-binding protein, protein MIVVKAENLRAYYILDVYGEKQFVKAVDNVNLNVEENEIYGIAGESGCGKSTLIKTLYGMIEPPLNLIDGKVFYKINDDYLNIFTLSDSEIKKIRWEFISYIPQGSMSVLNPVTKIIDTFYDFVSAHKKDVSKKEIEELTKEYLNALGLPSKILRAYPHQLSGGMRQRVTIALATILKPRVIIADEPSTALDVVAQRGVIQLLKDIQSSQKNTIILVTHDMGVHATISDRIGIMYAGHLIEEAKTEEIFENPLHPYTKYLIGSLPKMGDKSYKISAPGLPPNLINPPSGCRFHPRCEYAMPECKENIPELINIKEGHKVACFLYAKERKI, encoded by the coding sequence ATGATAGTTGTAAAAGCTGAAAACCTAAGAGCCTATTATATTTTAGATGTTTATGGAGAAAAACAGTTTGTAAAGGCAGTGGATAATGTTAATTTAAATGTTGAAGAGAATGAAATTTATGGAATTGCAGGAGAGTCAGGTTGCGGTAAGAGCACATTAATTAAAACTTTATATGGCATGATTGAACCCCCATTAAATCTTATAGATGGTAAGGTTTTTTATAAAATAAATGATGATTATTTAAATATTTTTACCCTGAGTGATTCTGAGATTAAAAAAATAAGGTGGGAATTTATATCCTATATACCACAAGGTTCTATGAGTGTACTTAATCCAGTGACAAAGATCATAGATACCTTTTATGATTTTGTAAGTGCTCATAAGAAAGATGTTAGTAAAAAAGAGATAGAAGAATTAACAAAGGAATATCTAAATGCTCTTGGACTTCCCTCAAAAATATTAAGGGCTTACCCCCATCAACTATCTGGAGGAATGAGACAAAGAGTTACAATAGCTTTAGCTACTATATTAAAGCCAAGGGTTATTATAGCAGATGAGCCATCAACAGCCTTAGACGTGGTTGCCCAAAGAGGAGTGATTCAACTCCTTAAAGATATTCAATCTTCACAGAAAAACACCATTATTCTTGTAACCCATGATATGGGGGTACATGCTACTATATCTGATAGGATTGGTATAATGTATGCAGGACATCTTATTGAGGAAGCAAAGACAGAGGAAATTTTTGAGAATCCTCTTCATCCTTATACAAAATATCTTATTGGCTCACTACCCAAAATGGGAGATAAATCTTATAAAATAAGTGCACCAGGCTTACCTCCAAATCTTATAAATCCTCCATCTGGATGTAGATTTCATCCAAGGTGTGAGTATGCCATGCCAGAATGTAAAGAGAATATCCCAGAACTGATTAATATAAAAGAGGGGCATAAAGTAGCATGCTTCTTATATGCAAAGGAGAGGAAGATATGA
- a CDS encoding phosphoglycerate mutase has protein sequence MKKILYIVLDGLGGRPEPSLNGKTTLEAAHTPNMDSLAKKAKLGLMDPIAPGIAPESDAAVLSILGYDVDKYYTGRGPLEAYGADIEVRDGDLAWRANFATVDENTLKILDRRAGRNLSTEEAKALAEEVNQKVKLDGAEFIFKATVGHRGVLVIRKKNGKLSANVENIDPGYKKHGPYSIAITNPPTEVQECIPLDDSIEAKESARLTNEFVKKSFEVLKNSEINKKRISEGKKPANIILLRDAGDSLPKIPTLNELYNLSFGSIVEMPVERGIALLTGMKEVPIEDSSNYRLWAEKTLYALEKYDGVYAHLKGPDIPGHDGLVNAKKESIEKIDAEYFTNLLPYLDFSKVVVVVTADHSTPCSLKAHSEDPVPLMIVTDGITPDGLDYFGESSCAKGSLGRIKGTELMPLLVKLARS, from the coding sequence ATGAAGAAAATATTGTATATTGTTCTTGATGGACTGGGAGGAAGACCAGAGCCAAGCCTAAACGGAAAAACTACATTAGAAGCTGCACATACTCCCAATATGGACTCTTTAGCTAAAAAGGCTAAGTTGGGACTTATGGACCCTATTGCTCCAGGGATTGCCCCAGAATCTGATGCTGCAGTATTGAGTATATTAGGTTATGACGTAGATAAATATTATACTGGAAGAGGTCCATTGGAAGCCTATGGAGCAGATATTGAGGTAAGAGATGGAGATTTAGCTTGGAGAGCAAATTTTGCAACAGTAGATGAAAATACCCTAAAAATATTAGATAGAAGGGCTGGGAGAAATCTCTCAACAGAGGAAGCAAAAGCTTTAGCAGAAGAAGTAAATCAAAAAGTAAAGCTTGATGGAGCAGAATTTATCTTTAAGGCTACTGTAGGACATAGAGGAGTACTCGTTATTAGAAAGAAGAATGGAAAACTTTCAGCTAACGTAGAAAATATAGATCCAGGATATAAAAAGCATGGACCTTATAGTATCGCCATCACAAATCCTCCCACAGAAGTGCAGGAATGTATTCCATTAGATGATAGTATTGAGGCAAAGGAGTCTGCACGATTAACTAATGAGTTTGTTAAAAAATCCTTTGAAGTATTAAAAAACTCAGAAATAAATAAGAAGAGAATATCTGAAGGGAAAAAGCCAGCTAATATTATTCTATTGAGAGATGCAGGAGACTCTCTGCCTAAGATTCCAACACTGAACGAGCTTTATAATCTTTCCTTTGGAAGTATTGTAGAAATGCCTGTAGAAAGAGGAATAGCTTTATTAACAGGAATGAAGGAAGTTCCTATAGAAGATTCATCTAATTATAGACTTTGGGCAGAAAAAACACTATATGCCTTAGAAAAATATGATGGAGTATATGCCCACTTAAAAGGTCCTGATATTCCAGGGCATGATGGTCTTGTTAATGCCAAAAAAGAGAGTATTGAAAAAATAGATGCAGAATACTTTACAAATCTACTACCATATCTTGATTTCTCAAAAGTAGTAGTTGTTGTAACGGCAGATCACTCAACTCCTTGTTCTCTAAAGGCCCATTCAGAGGATCCAGTTCCCTTAATGATAGTAACAGATGGAATTACTCCTGATGGTTTAGATTACTTTGGAGAAAGTTCCTGTGCTAAAGGAAGCCTTGGAAGGATAAAAGGAACTGAGCTTATGCCTCTTCTTGTAAAATTAGCAAGATCATAA
- a CDS encoding peptide ABC transporter ATP-binding protein, with protein sequence MRSINGELLRIENLTKIFTLGSIFSRIKILAVNNVNFNIDHSEIFTLAGESGSGKTTVARIILGLIEPTKGKILYKGKDVTSFKSRDDLNYFRKEVQAIFQNPFETFNPLRTVISYLIETAMNFKIAKNEEETYEIIDRALKSVGLSLEEVKNKYPSEFSGGQLQRISIARALITNPSLIVADEPVSMVDASLRMSIVNLFKELKEKNGVSVLYITHDLATAYYVSDKIAIMYRGEIVEKGPVEKVLGEPKHPYTMLLQESIPEPDPKKRWMKKITLTSFEEEEFLLKGCKFARRCPYKMDKCEKQEIPEFNIDGREVRCLLYES encoded by the coding sequence ATGAGAAGTATTAATGGAGAATTATTAAGGATTGAAAACTTAACGAAAATATTCACTTTGGGAAGTATTTTTTCGAGGATTAAAATCCTTGCGGTAAATAATGTGAATTTTAACATAGATCACTCAGAGATCTTTACATTGGCTGGTGAAAGCGGAAGTGGAAAAACTACAGTAGCAAGAATTATATTAGGATTAATAGAACCAACAAAAGGAAAGATATTGTATAAAGGCAAAGATGTAACAAGTTTTAAAAGTAGAGATGATCTAAATTATTTTAGGAAAGAGGTGCAAGCTATATTCCAAAATCCTTTTGAAACTTTTAATCCTTTGAGGACTGTTATTAGTTATTTAATTGAAACTGCTATGAATTTTAAAATAGCAAAGAATGAAGAGGAAACCTATGAAATTATCGATCGTGCCTTAAAGTCAGTAGGACTTTCTTTGGAAGAAGTAAAAAATAAATATCCAAGCGAATTTTCTGGAGGACAACTTCAAAGAATCTCTATTGCCAGAGCATTAATAACTAATCCAAGTCTTATTGTAGCGGATGAGCCAGTTTCAATGGTAGATGCATCTTTAAGAATGTCCATTGTAAATTTATTTAAAGAGTTAAAAGAAAAAAATGGGGTTAGTGTACTTTATATTACTCATGACCTTGCGACTGCTTATTATGTTAGTGATAAGATTGCAATAATGTATAGAGGAGAGATTGTTGAAAAAGGACCTGTAGAGAAAGTATTAGGAGAGCCTAAACATCCTTATACTATGCTACTTCAAGAGTCTATACCTGAGCCTGATCCTAAGAAGAGATGGATGAAGAAAATTACATTAACAAGCTTTGAAGAGGAAGAATTTTTGTTAAAAGGTTGTAAATTTGCAAGACGTTGTCCATATAAGATGGATAAGTGTGAAAAACAAGAAATTCCGGAATTCAATATAGATGGCAGAGAAGTCCGATGCTTATTATATGAATCTTAA
- a CDS encoding exonuclease, producing MSSLRAYLDIETTGLSPEYSYITVVGIYMENEEEERFIQLIGKEISAYNLLYVMKDVKELYTYNGSRFDLPFIKSKLDIDLNDFFYHTDLMYLCWKNGLYGGLKVVEKKLGIERRLKEIDGRMAVELWYRYISHNDMNALYLLLEYNKEDVLNLKILREKLYLLENELCP from the coding sequence ATGAGTAGTTTAAGGGCGTATTTAGATATTGAAACTACTGGGCTTTCTCCTGAATATTCCTATATTACTGTTGTGGGAATATATATGGAAAATGAGGAAGAGGAAAGATTTATTCAGCTAATAGGAAAAGAGATATCCGCTTATAATCTTTTGTATGTAATGAAAGATGTTAAAGAGTTATATACATATAATGGTTCCCGCTTTGATCTTCCTTTTATAAAATCCAAGCTCGATATAGACCTTAATGACTTTTTCTATCATACTGATCTTATGTATTTGTGTTGGAAAAATGGGCTTTATGGAGGATTAAAGGTTGTAGAGAAGAAACTTGGTATTGAAAGAAGATTAAAAGAAATTGATGGGAGAATGGCGGTAGAACTTTGGTATAGATATATTTCCCATAATGATATGAATGCTCTATATCTACTTCTTGAGTACAATAAGGAAGATGTTTTAAATCTGAAGATACTCCGTGAAAAACTTTATCTGCTGGAAAATGAGCTATGTCCATAA
- a CDS encoding chromosomal replication initiation protein DnaA — MDDWKQVWEKTLDIISTEISRPGFETWIKTLKPLGVQGEKFILQTPNRFSKEWLQEYYLDVIESALRKTSQREWKVELFTEDKEEEPVDRSIPESVLQVTNLNPKYTFDTFVVGDSNRFAHAAALAVSQNPGKTYNPLFIYGGVGLGKTHLIHAIGHYVREKFPHLKIVYSSMEKFTVELIDAIKEDGMTKFRSRYRNIDILLIDDIQFLAGKERTQEEFFYTFNALYEAGKQIVLTSDRVPKEIPTLEDRLRSRFEWGLMADIQPPDLETRIAILKKKAEAERVNVPESVIEFIAEQIQSNIRELEGALIRTVAFASLNNVPIDLSLAKTVLKDILQPSVTPISIQAIIREVANYFHLTPEQIVGKGRTQEVALPRQIAMYLARTLTDISLPKIGEEFGGRDHTTVLHAYEKIQELYQSDVTIKKVIQDIQNRLKNSNSSL; from the coding sequence ATGGATGATTGGAAACAAGTCTGGGAAAAGACTTTGGATATAATATCAACGGAAATAAGTAGACCTGGTTTTGAAACTTGGATTAAGACCTTAAAGCCATTGGGAGTCCAAGGAGAAAAATTTATTCTCCAGACTCCAAATAGGTTTTCTAAGGAATGGCTCCAAGAGTACTATTTAGATGTAATTGAATCAGCATTAAGAAAAACTTCCCAAAGGGAATGGAAGGTAGAATTATTTACAGAAGATAAAGAAGAAGAACCTGTAGATAGATCTATACCTGAATCTGTTCTCCAAGTAACAAATTTAAATCCTAAGTATACTTTTGATACCTTTGTGGTAGGAGACAGTAATAGATTTGCTCATGCTGCTGCTTTAGCAGTTAGCCAAAATCCAGGGAAAACATATAATCCCTTGTTTATATATGGCGGGGTAGGACTTGGTAAGACTCACTTAATTCATGCTATAGGACATTACGTAAGAGAAAAGTTTCCACATCTAAAAATTGTGTATTCGTCCATGGAAAAGTTTACTGTAGAGCTTATTGATGCCATAAAAGAGGATGGAATGACTAAATTTAGAAGTAGGTATAGAAATATTGATATTCTTCTCATTGATGATATTCAATTTTTAGCAGGCAAAGAAAGAACTCAAGAAGAATTCTTCTATACCTTTAATGCATTATATGAGGCTGGAAAGCAGATTGTACTTACCAGTGATAGAGTTCCCAAAGAAATACCTACTTTAGAAGATAGATTAAGATCAAGATTTGAATGGGGACTTATGGCAGATATACAACCTCCTGACTTAGAAACAAGGATTGCAATTCTAAAGAAAAAAGCAGAAGCAGAAAGAGTAAATGTACCTGAAAGTGTTATAGAATTTATAGCAGAACAAATTCAATCCAATATTAGAGAGTTAGAAGGAGCCTTGATCAGAACAGTTGCTTTTGCCTCTCTCAATAACGTACCTATTGACCTTTCCTTAGCAAAAACTGTACTAAAAGATATTTTACAGCCCTCTGTTACCCCAATAAGTATCCAAGCTATAATTAGGGAGGTAGCAAATTACTTCCATTTAACACCTGAACAAATCGTCGGAAAAGGAAGGACCCAAGAAGTGGCACTGCCAAGGCAAATTGCTATGTACCTTGCAAGAACATTAACAGACATTTCTTTACCTAAAATAGGAGAAGAATTCGGCGGAAGAGATCATACCACAGTACTTCATGCTTATGAAAAAATCCAAGAACTTTATCAGTCCGACGTTACAATTAAAAAAGTCATTCAAGATATCCAAAACAGATTGAAAAATTCTAATTCATCATTGTAA
- a CDS encoding glycoside hydrolase family 5 codes for MGFLRVNGKYIVNEKGEKVFLRGVCFGGWLNMENFITGYMGAESVLRKAIKEELGEERYNSFFRSFLDNFITEKDFIFLEEIGATVVRIPFNYRHFEDDLNPGDFKSSGFYYLDKCVEWGKKHNIYLILDLHAAPGWQNQGWHSDNPFGISLLWENKHFQDRVKNLWLYIAEHYKNETQIAGYNLLNEPNAPNIEILNKLYKEWVKAIREIDKNHIIFLEGNRYSTEFDGLEEPFDDNLVYSSHNYTVMTHRGRKYPGVVAGIYVDKKWMEKSFLERNKWMLDRNIPSWIGEFGALFDGAIESPTNSDLARLSALRDQLEIFNMYEQYWTIWTYKDVKYQGLVIPKEDSEYIRRIKPILSLKEKLGLDSWTSRGYGILTAETSRILKLIAQEVAEYIKDFSLDYEHFVREFDNISIYAAISNFLTPLFALQFSDMSSKEIEEMHKEAFEFSYCKKRTYLIDILREALR; via the coding sequence ATGGGTTTCTTGAGAGTAAATGGTAAGTACATAGTAAATGAGAAAGGAGAAAAAGTATTTTTAAGGGGTGTTTGTTTTGGTGGATGGCTGAATATGGAAAATTTTATTACTGGATATATGGGAGCAGAAAGTGTTTTGAGAAAAGCAATAAAGGAAGAGTTAGGAGAGGAAAGGTATAATTCTTTCTTTAGAAGTTTCCTTGATAATTTTATTACCGAGAAGGATTTTATATTTCTTGAAGAGATTGGGGCGACCGTTGTAAGAATTCCTTTTAATTATAGGCATTTTGAAGATGATCTAAATCCTGGAGATTTTAAATCTTCTGGTTTTTATTATTTAGATAAATGCGTAGAATGGGGAAAAAAGCATAATATATATCTAATATTAGATCTTCATGCTGCACCTGGTTGGCAAAATCAGGGGTGGCATTCAGATAATCCTTTTGGTATATCCTTACTTTGGGAAAACAAGCATTTTCAAGATAGGGTGAAAAACCTTTGGCTTTATATTGCAGAACATTATAAAAATGAGACCCAAATTGCTGGATATAATCTGCTAAATGAGCCAAACGCTCCCAACATAGAGATTTTAAACAAACTTTATAAAGAATGGGTAAAAGCCATAAGAGAAATTGATAAGAATCATATTATATTCTTAGAAGGAAATAGATATTCCACTGAATTTGACGGCTTAGAAGAACCTTTTGATGATAATCTTGTTTATAGTTCCCACAATTATACAGTTATGACCCATCGAGGAAGAAAATATCCAGGGGTAGTGGCTGGAATATATGTTGATAAAAAATGGATGGAAAAGAGCTTCTTAGAGAGAAATAAATGGATGTTAGATAGAAATATACCTTCTTGGATTGGAGAGTTTGGAGCATTATTTGATGGAGCTATTGAATCACCAACAAACTCGGATTTGGCAAGACTTTCTGCCTTGAGAGATCAATTAGAAATCTTTAATATGTATGAACAATATTGGACTATTTGGACCTATAAAGATGTTAAATATCAAGGATTAGTAATTCCTAAAGAGGATAGTGAATATATACGTAGAATAAAACCTATCCTTTCCTTGAAAGAAAAATTAGGATTAGATTCTTGGACATCAAGGGGTTATGGTATTTTAACGGCTGAAACTTCAAGGATTTTGAAGTTAATTGCTCAAGAGGTTGCTGAATATATCAAGGATTTTAGTCTTGACTATGAACATTTTGTCCGAGAGTTTGATAATATCTCCATCTATGCTGCAATCAGCAATTTTCTAACACCTTTATTTGCTCTGCAATTTTCAGATATGAGTAGTAAAGAAATAGAAGAAATGCATAAAGAAGCCTTTGAATTCTCCTATTGTAAGAAAAGAACGTATTTGATTGATATTTTACGGGAAGCTCTAAGATAA
- a CDS encoding peptide ABC transporter, with translation MKVLKDLLRDGKFRFGFIILCFLLFLAILSFFYPYNIKIWNVFPRDLPPSFQHPLGTNSKGQDVFWEATFAIRNSLILSLIAALLSRIIAIIIGLISGYLGGRVDRFLMSFNDSFLVLPLLPILILISSLIKGRLSLVTLGLILGIFGWSWDARVIRSQILSLREREFTNTAILSGTRTFSLVMKEYLPFVIPIVFSTIINNMAWAVGMEITLAILGLSNLEIPTLGTMLNWAISYQAMLLGIWWWLLTPVVISVLLFVSLYLLSVSISEYLDPRTRIQRIGMAKE, from the coding sequence GTGAAAGTATTAAAAGATTTACTAAGAGATGGCAAATTTAGATTTGGCTTCATTATACTCTGTTTCTTACTTTTTTTAGCAATTCTTTCCTTCTTTTATCCGTATAATATAAAAATTTGGAATGTATTTCCGCGAGATCTTCCTCCATCTTTTCAACATCCATTAGGTACAAATTCCAAAGGACAAGATGTTTTTTGGGAAGCAACTTTTGCTATTAGAAATTCACTGATTCTTTCTTTGATAGCTGCATTACTTTCGAGGATAATAGCTATCATAATTGGTTTAATCTCTGGTTATTTAGGTGGAAGAGTTGACAGATTTTTAATGTCCTTTAATGATAGTTTTTTAGTATTACCTTTACTTCCTATCCTTATTTTAATTTCATCTTTAATTAAAGGAAGATTAAGTTTAGTTACATTAGGGCTTATTTTAGGTATTTTTGGATGGTCCTGGGATGCGCGGGTAATTCGTTCTCAGATTTTGAGCCTTAGAGAGAGGGAGTTTACAAATACTGCAATCTTGTCGGGTACTCGTACATTCTCATTAGTAATGAAGGAATATCTTCCTTTCGTTATTCCCATAGTATTTTCAACAATAATTAATAATATGGCATGGGCTGTAGGTATGGAAATTACATTGGCAATTTTAGGATTATCTAATCTGGAGATTCCCACATTAGGGACTATGCTTAATTGGGCTATTAGTTATCAGGCTATGCTTTTAGGTATATGGTGGTGGCTACTTACGCCTGTTGTTATATCTGTACTACTTTTCGTTAGCCTTTATTTATTATCTGTTAGCATTAGTGAATATTTAGATCCGAGAACAAGAATCCAAAGAATAGGAATGGCAAAGGAGTAA
- a CDS encoding oxidoreductase, translated as MEKVAIVTGGGQGIGKAIVKKLLENHYNVAVADIDEEAGHEVEEEYSNLGKLVYIKTDVSKEEEVKNMVRTAVEKFGGIDVLVNNAGIAINKHISELTLEEWNRVISVNLTGAFLCSKYCFPYLNERKGNIINIASTRAFMSEPNTEAYSASKGGIYALTHALAISLGPNVRVNCISPGWIEVSNWKKKSLRKEPELTELDHKQHPVGRVGIPEDIANMVLFLISDKAGFITGANFIIDGGMTRKMIYL; from the coding sequence ATGGAAAAGGTCGCTATTGTAACTGGTGGAGGACAAGGAATAGGGAAGGCAATAGTCAAAAAACTTTTAGAAAATCATTACAATGTGGCAGTGGCAGATATTGATGAAGAGGCAGGGCATGAGGTGGAGGAAGAATATTCAAATTTAGGAAAATTGGTCTATATAAAGACTGATGTATCTAAGGAAGAAGAGGTTAAAAATATGGTAAGAACAGCCGTAGAAAAATTTGGGGGAATCGATGTTTTGGTAAATAATGCAGGTATTGCTATCAATAAACATATTTCAGAACTTACTTTGGAGGAATGGAACAGAGTAATCTCTGTAAATCTAACAGGAGCCTTTCTATGTAGTAAATACTGTTTTCCATACTTGAATGAGAGAAAAGGTAATATTATAAACATAGCTTCTACAAGAGCTTTTATGTCAGAGCCAAATACTGAAGCTTATTCAGCCTCTAAGGGAGGAATTTATGCACTGACTCATGCATTAGCTATTAGTTTAGGACCTAATGTTAGAGTTAATTGTATTAGTCCAGGGTGGATAGAGGTTAGCAATTGGAAGAAGAAAAGCTTGAGAAAGGAACCAGAACTTACAGAATTAGATCATAAACAACATCCTGTTGGAAGAGTAGGGATACCAGAAGATATTGCTAATATGGTTCTTTTTTTGATTTCTGATAAGGCTGGATTTATAACAGGAGCAAACTTTATAATTGATGGTGGAATGACGAGAAAGATGATTTATCTGTAA
- a CDS encoding cyclic nucleotide-binding protein yields MEGKEFLKKVPIFSGLSDSDLELLLGISREKLYPKDSIIFQKDDVGNFFFLICSGRVKVVIETEEGKEAILSILYPTEFFGEMSLLDGEPRSATIVALEDTRVLLIQRDDFMKLLQKYPDISLKILKTLSLRLRKANRQIETLMFFDAPGRIARVLLEIVLDKGVKTDKGIVIDLDFTRQELGSLIGVSRETATRTLKAFEDEGIITVEKNHIIVHSIEKLKNRIY; encoded by the coding sequence ATGGAAGGGAAGGAATTTCTTAAAAAAGTCCCCATATTTTCGGGACTTTCAGATAGTGATTTAGAATTGCTTTTAGGTATATCTCGAGAAAAGTTATATCCAAAAGATTCTATTATCTTCCAAAAAGATGATGTTGGTAATTTCTTTTTCCTCATTTGTTCAGGAAGAGTAAAGGTAGTTATAGAAACTGAAGAAGGAAAAGAGGCAATTCTTTCTATTCTTTATCCTACAGAATTTTTTGGAGAGATGTCCCTTTTGGATGGTGAGCCTCGTTCTGCCACTATTGTAGCCTTGGAAGATACAAGGGTTTTATTGATTCAGAGAGATGACTTCATGAAGTTGTTACAAAAGTACCCTGACATATCTTTAAAAATCCTAAAAACCTTATCTCTTCGTTTAAGAAAAGCAAATAGACAGATTGAAACATTGATGTTTTTTGATGCTCCTGGTAGAATTGCAAGGGTTTTATTGGAAATTGTTCTTGATAAGGGAGTAAAAACTGATAAGGGAATAGTCATAGACTTAGACTTTACAAGGCAAGAATTAGGAAGCTTAATTGGGGTTTCAAGGGAAACTGCTACAAGAACTTTAAAAGCCTTTGAAGATGAAGGGATAATAACTGTTGAAAAGAATCATATCATAGTTCATAGTATTGAGAAACTGAAAAATAGAATCTATTGA
- a CDS encoding exonuclease → MSIKIIPLDGVNCIGGNKFIVDDGHYSILLDFGQNFNEESKYLDEFLKPRSALGIKDLLYLSLIPPIKGLYRKDLDIFIDWSKFENHKLYKSSNVIGILLSHAHLDHTGYVTYINMEIPILTSLGTTYICKAMQDTGSDIEICYINEKMLENDVLKADNKNPYYRRRFIILEERKINDLRFWSISPAKKKEILGGELFFSREYELENFKIKAIPVDHSIPYACAFHIDISGLHILYTGDLRMHGLKAHLTKDFINYAKKIKPDILICEGTHPKSNRKTSEEDVYENVLRLIKNNNSLVIADFGPRNIERLISFLRVARETNRKLVLTLKDVYTLIALREIDEEIPDPTNDENIYLYRVPRARSDKKWEEIVYEKMPKDRIIDFKNIKENPEDYILCFSYYDFPNLIDINPSGGVYIYSSCEAFNEEMLIDHRKIENWIALFNFEIYGSLKDREDPYFHSSGHIIGEDLELLIEEVRPRFLIPVHTEPESKEFFERFDGFCKVVFLDKGDVFEI, encoded by the coding sequence ATGTCCATAAAAATAATACCTCTTGATGGTGTAAATTGTATTGGAGGAAATAAGTTTATAGTAGATGATGGGCATTACTCTATTTTGTTGGATTTTGGACAAAATTTTAATGAGGAGAGTAAATATTTAGATGAATTTCTTAAACCAAGGTCTGCTTTAGGAATAAAAGATCTCTTGTACCTCTCTTTAATTCCTCCAATTAAAGGGCTTTATAGAAAAGACTTAGATATTTTTATAGATTGGAGTAAATTTGAGAATCACAAGTTGTATAAATCATCAAACGTAATTGGAATTTTATTATCTCACGCTCATTTGGATCATACTGGTTACGTTACCTATATAAATATGGAAATTCCCATTTTGACAAGTCTTGGAACAACCTATATTTGTAAGGCCATGCAGGATACAGGAAGTGACATTGAAATCTGTTATATAAATGAAAAGATGTTGGAAAATGATGTTCTGAAGGCTGATAATAAAAATCCGTATTATCGAAGAAGATTTATCATTTTAGAGGAAAGAAAAATAAATGATCTAAGATTCTGGTCTATTTCTCCAGCAAAAAAGAAAGAGATTTTAGGAGGAGAATTGTTTTTTTCAAGGGAATATGAATTGGAAAATTTCAAAATAAAAGCTATTCCTGTGGATCACTCTATCCCTTATGCTTGTGCTTTTCATATTGATATCAGTGGTTTACATATCCTTTATACAGGTGATTTGAGGATGCATGGTTTAAAAGCTCATCTAACAAAAGATTTTATAAATTATGCTAAAAAAATTAAACCTGATATTCTTATATGTGAGGGTACTCATCCAAAAAGTAATAGAAAAACTTCAGAAGAAGATGTGTATGAGAATGTTCTTAGGTTAATAAAAAATAATAATAGCTTAGTTATTGCAGATTTTGGTCCAAGAAATATTGAAAGATTAATTAGTTTCTTGAGAGTTGCAAGAGAAACTAATAGAAAATTAGTTTTGACTTTGAAGGATGTTTATACTCTTATTGCTTTAAGGGAGATAGATGAAGAGATTCCAGACCCAACTAATGATGAAAATATATATCTTTATAGAGTTCCAAGGGCAAGATCTGATAAAAAATGGGAAGAGATTGTTTATGAGAAAATGCCAAAGGATAGAATAATAGATTTTAAAAACATTAAAGAAAATCCAGAGGATTATATTTTGTGTTTTTCCTATTATGATTTTCCGAATTTAATTGATATAAATCCTTCGGGAGGTGTTTATATCTATTCATCTTGCGAGGCTTTTAACGAAGAAATGCTCATTGATCACAGAAAAATAGAAAATTGGATTGCTTTATTTAATTTTGAGATTTATGGTTCTTTAAAAGATAGAGAAGATCCATATTTTCATTCCAGTGGGCATATAATTGGCGAGGATTTGGAATTATTGATAGAGGAAGTTAGACCAAGATTTTTAATTCCAGTTCATACAGAACCTGAAAGTAAGGAATTTTTTGAAAGATTTGATGGATTTTGCAAGGTTGTATTTCTTGATAAAGGAGATGTTTTTGAAATATAG